One genomic region from Carettochelys insculpta isolate YL-2023 chromosome 4, ASM3395843v1, whole genome shotgun sequence encodes:
- the NOP56 gene encoding nucleolar protein 56: MVLLHVLFEHAAGYALFAVREAEEISLLLPQVEESILNIGKFHSIVRLVAFSPFRSAQSALENVNAVSEGILHEDLKLFLETNLPAKKKKTLLGVSDAKIGAAIQEELGYQCQTGGVVAEITRGIRLHFHTLVKGLTAQSASKAQLGLGHSYSRAKVKFNVNRVDNMIIQSISLLDQLDKDINTFSMRVREWYGYHFPELIKIVSDNYTYCRLAKLIGNRKELSEESLEGLEEMVMDSAKAQAILDASRSSMGMDISPIDLINIESFSSRVISLSEYRKELQEYLRSKMNQVAPSLSALIGEVVGARLISHAGSLTNLAKYPASTVQILGAEKALFRALKTRGNTPKYGLIFHSTFIGRAAARNKGRISRYLANKCTIASRIDCFSDVPTSVFGDKLREQVEERLAFYETGEPPRKNLDVMKEAMVEATEVAAEIKKKEKKKKKREKKRLAALAAAATEEAESSVLETAVEIEANDTEPKKRKKQRQQQNGLEEPLPKKQKRAAQGELPQSDKKKKKKKVKEED, from the exons ATG gtgctgctccacgtgCTGTTCGAGCACGCGGCCGGCTACGCGCTCTTCGCCGTGCGGGAGGCGGAGGAGatcagcctgctgctgccccag GTGGAGGAGAGCATTCTGAACATTGGCAAGTTCCACAGCATCGTCAGACTGGTGGCCTTTTCCCCATTCCGATCTGCCCAGAGTGCCCTGGAGAACGTCAATGCTGTCTCAGAAG GGATTCTCCATGAAGACCTCAAGTTGTTCCTGGAGACCAACCTTCCAGCCAAGAAGAAGAAAACTTTGCTGGGCGTCAGTGATGCCAAAATTGGGGCTGCCATCCAAGAGGAGCTGGGTTACCAGTGCCAGACCGGAGGGGTTGTAGCAGAGATCACGCGAG GGATCCGCCTGCACTTCCACACCCTGGTGAAGGGCCTCACTGCCCAGTCAGCCTCCAAGGcacagctgggcctggggcacagctACTCCCGAGCCAAAGTGAAATTCAATGTCAACAGAGTTGACAACATGATCATCCAGTCCATCAGCCTGTTGGACCAGCTGGACAAGGACATCAACACCTTCTCCATGCGTGTCAG AGAGTGGTACGGGTATCACTTCCCAGAACTGATCAAGATTGTGAGTGACAACTACACCTACTGCCGGCTGGCCAAGCTCATTGGGAATCGCAAGGAGCTGAGCGAGGAGAgtctggaggggctggaggagatggTGATGGACAGCGCCAAAGCCCAGGCCATTCTGGATGCCTCTCGCTCATCCATGG GGATGGATATCTCCCCCATTGACCTCATCAACATTGAGAGCTTCTCCAGCCGGGTGATCTCCTTGTCTGAGTACCGCAAGGAGTTGCAGGAGTATCTCCGCTCCAAGATGAACCAGGTGGCTCCCAGTCTCTCTGCCCTCATCGGGGAAGTG GTGGGTGCCCGTCTGATCTCTCACGCCGGCAGCCTGACAAACCTGGCCAAGTACCCGGCTTCCACGGTGCAGATCCTGGGGGCAGAGAAGGCCCTCTTCAG GGCCCTGAAGACTCGTGGCAACACCCCAAAATACGGGCTGATATTCCACTCCACCTTCATTGGCCGAGCGGCTGCCCGGAACAAGGGGCGCATCTCTCGCTACCTGGCCAACAAGTGCACCATCGCCTCCAGGATAGACTGCTTCTCAG ATGTCCCGACAAGTGTCTTTGGGGACAAGCTCCGtgagcaggtggaggagcggctgGCCTTCTATGAAACAGGAGAGCCGCCTCGCAAGAATCTCGACGTCATGAAGGAGGCCATGGTGGAG GCTACTGAGGTGGCTGCCGAAATcaagaaaaaagagaagaagaagaagaagcggGAGAAGAAGCGGCTGGCAGCCTTGGCGGCGGCAGCAACTGAGGAAGCCGAGAGCTCTGTGCTGGAGACGGCCGTGGAGATTGAG GCAAACGACACCGAGCCCAAGAAGAGAAagaagcagcggcagcagcagaaCGGACTAGAAGAGCCCTTGCCCAAGAAGCAAAAGAGAGCAGCCCAGGGAGAGCTCCCCCAGTCagacaagaagaagaaaaagaaaaaggtcaAAGAGGAGGACTAA